Genomic window (Paraglaciecola psychrophila 170):
ACGTGCTTTATTGGTTCTGCTGCATCAACGCTATGAAATGATCGAATAATGGCGCTGCATCATGTGGCCCTGGACTAGCTTCTGGATGACCTTGAAAACTAAAAGCTGGCTTGTCTGTGCGATGAATACCTTGTAAAGATTTATCGAATAACGACACATGAGTCACCTCTAAGGTATCCGGTAAATTACTTTCATCTACCGCAAAACCATGGTTTTGGCTGGTAATCATCACCCGTTCACCTTTAATATCCTTAACAGGATGGTTAGCACCATGATGACCAAATTTCATTTTGACTGTTTTAGCACCACTAGCTAAGGCTAATAACTGATGACCTAAACAAATACCAAAAATCGGAATATTAGTTTCTAACAATTGTTTAATTGCGGAAACAGCGTAATCACAAGGCTCAGGATCTCCCGGGCCATTTGACAAAAACACCCCATCTGGTTTTAACGCGAGTACTGCTTCTGCAGTTGTTTTGGCCGGCACCACTGTGAGCTTACAGCCACGGTCCGCTAACATACGTAAAATATTACGTTTCACACCAAAATCGTAGGCAACCACATGAAATGCGGGGTTATCTAAAGCGGCTTGGTAACCTTCACCTAACACCCAACTTCCATCTGTCCATTGGTAAGGTTCAGTACAAGTCACTTCTTTGGCTAAATCCATACCTTTGAGACCACCAAAAGCCTTTGCTTTAGCTAAGGCTAATGATTCATCCAATGGAATGTCATCAAGGGTATTACTGGCAATAATACAGCCACTTTGTGCACCTTTGTCGCGCAAAATTCGTGTCAATCTACGGGTATCAATGTCTGCAATACCAAGAATGTTATTTTCTTCAAGATATTCAGATAAGCTCATTTCACTACGAAAATTACTAACAAGAAGTGGTAAGTCGCGAATAATTAGGCCTTTTGCCCAAACTTTATGTGATTCACAATCTTCGGAGTTTATACCCGTGTTACCGATATGTGGGTAAGTGAGGGTGACAATTTGTTCTGCGTAAGACGGATCTGTTAGAATTTCCTGATAACCTGTCATAGAGGTATTAAACACTACCTCACCCACTGACACACCAGAAGCTCCAATAGCAGTACCTTTAAAGACAGAACCATCTTCAAGTACTAAAAGGGCAGAATTAGCCAAATCAACCTCCAGGTTAGATATTAAACGGTTTTAACCTTGAGCTCTTACTTTCCAAACAATTAAAAGAGCCCATGAATACCTATATAAACATTTGATTTACATAGGTATTTAGTCAACTTGCAAATCATGAAATGATGAACTACGAACAACATCACTAAATTTTGGCAAATCCGGAATATTATACATACAAGGGTGTTTCAGGTCTATTCACAATTAATAAAATGCATAAATAACCGTTTAACCATACTTTTTATACATAAGGGTTAAAAGTAGCTATTCACAAGTTATTGAATAGCATCATTTAAAACCCAACACATCTTCCATATCGTATAATCCTGCTGGTTTGTCGATAATCCAACTTGCCGCTTTTACGGCTCCTTTTGCAAATGTTAAACGACTTGAAGCTTTATGAGTAATCTCTAACCTTTCACCGATATCAGCAAACAATGCTGTGTGCTCACCCACTACATCACCAGCCCTAACAGTAGCAAAACCA
Coding sequences:
- the carA gene encoding glutamine-hydrolyzing carbamoyl-phosphate synthase small subunit encodes the protein MANSALLVLEDGSVFKGTAIGASGVSVGEVVFNTSMTGYQEILTDPSYAEQIVTLTYPHIGNTGINSEDCESHKVWAKGLIIRDLPLLVSNFRSEMSLSEYLEENNILGIADIDTRRLTRILRDKGAQSGCIIASNTLDDIPLDESLALAKAKAFGGLKGMDLAKEVTCTEPYQWTDGSWVLGEGYQAALDNPAFHVVAYDFGVKRNILRMLADRGCKLTVVPAKTTAEAVLALKPDGVFLSNGPGDPEPCDYAVSAIKQLLETNIPIFGICLGHQLLALASGAKTVKMKFGHHGANHPVKDIKGERVMITSQNHGFAVDESNLPDTLEVTHVSLFDKSLQGIHRTDKPAFSFQGHPEASPGPHDAAPLFDHFIALMQQNQ